A window of Microbacterium luteolum contains these coding sequences:
- the hisD gene encoding histidinol dehydrogenase — protein MRYSSPVLARLDGAFHHLKTPLIDAPAAQRDPAVIETVTNMLADIRERGLDAVLDYARKLDNYQGTDIELTAEQIATSGDRLAPDLRAAIELGAARTQAFAKESRAHLSDFETELVPGIVTGAKYIPVSRVGAYLPAGRFPLTASAFMTVGVAKAAGVPTVIACTPPQPDGNANDAVVYAAHLSGVDRVFVIGGVQALAAMAYGLLGELPVDMLVGAGNAFVAEAKRQLFGTVAIDLLAGPSEVAVISDETADPEIVAADLLGQAEHGPNSPAALVTTSEEHGRAVIAAVERQLETLATAEICGPAWRDYGVVTVAKDRETAAALMDDLAPEHLELITADDDWYHENLRNYGSLFIGPWSTVAYSDKGMAGTNHVLPTAGGAKHSAGLSVSRFLKPLTYQRIAREATPELANAVQVISDSEGMAAHSATATMRLATYE, from the coding sequence ATGCGTTACTCCTCACCCGTGCTCGCCCGCCTCGACGGCGCGTTCCACCACCTCAAGACCCCGCTCATCGACGCACCGGCCGCTCAGCGCGATCCCGCCGTGATCGAGACCGTGACGAACATGCTCGCCGACATCCGCGAGCGCGGTCTCGACGCTGTGCTCGACTACGCGCGCAAGCTCGACAACTACCAGGGCACCGACATCGAGCTCACCGCCGAGCAGATCGCGACGAGCGGTGACCGCCTCGCTCCCGACCTCCGCGCCGCCATCGAACTCGGCGCGGCGCGCACCCAGGCGTTCGCGAAGGAGTCGCGCGCGCACCTGAGCGACTTCGAGACCGAGCTGGTCCCCGGCATCGTGACCGGCGCGAAGTACATCCCGGTGTCCCGCGTCGGCGCCTACCTGCCCGCCGGGCGCTTCCCGCTCACCGCGAGCGCGTTCATGACGGTCGGCGTCGCGAAGGCCGCCGGAGTTCCCACCGTGATCGCGTGCACGCCCCCGCAGCCCGACGGCAACGCGAACGACGCCGTCGTCTACGCCGCGCACCTCTCGGGTGTCGACCGCGTGTTCGTGATCGGCGGCGTGCAGGCGCTCGCCGCCATGGCGTACGGCCTGCTCGGCGAACTGCCCGTCGACATGCTCGTGGGTGCCGGCAACGCGTTCGTCGCGGAGGCGAAGCGTCAGCTCTTCGGCACCGTCGCGATCGACCTGCTCGCCGGCCCCAGCGAGGTCGCCGTGATCTCCGACGAGACCGCCGACCCCGAGATCGTCGCCGCCGACCTGCTGGGTCAGGCCGAGCACGGCCCGAACTCCCCGGCCGCCCTCGTCACGACATCCGAAGAGCATGGCCGCGCAGTGATCGCCGCCGTGGAGCGTCAACTCGAGACGCTGGCCACCGCGGAGATCTGCGGTCCGGCGTGGCGCGACTATGGCGTCGTCACCGTCGCGAAGGACCGTGAGACCGCCGCCGCCCTCATGGACGACCTCGCGCCGGAGCACCTCGAACTCATCACGGCCGACGACGACTGGTACCACGAGAACCTCCGCAACTACGGCTCGCTGTTCATCGGTCCGTGGAGCACGGTCGCCTACTCCGACAAGGGCATGGCGGGCACGAACCATGTGCTGCCGACCGCCGGCGGTGCCAAGCACAGCGCCGGTCTGTCGGTCTCGCGCTTCCTCAAGCCCCTGACCTACCAGCGCATCGCGCGCGAGGCGACGCCCGAGCTGGCGAACGCCGTGCAGGTCATCTCCGACTCCGAGGGCATGGCCGCGCACAGCGCGACCGCGACCATGAGGCTCGCCACCTACGAGTGA
- a CDS encoding LysR family transcriptional regulator has product MTITQLTAFLAALEHGSFTAAAANLSMTQASVSELVARLERELGVTLFTRGSRRLVPTAAALELRPHATQAVSAVQNGIDTIQALTSLDRGTCTFGVLRNAAYYALADLAETFHHRHPNVRLRLVGINSAHVARSIASGELEAGLLVLPVDEDGLEVRPLFRDEVLYASATRPADAGPVTIDEVAAAKLVLYDAFAGWDDPTRRQLLERARLRGLSIEPAVEVENVETALSLVAAGAADTIVSRSITEAEGFATGIRTFPFAEPMHDTIALVKREGMLLSPATQRLAELAERMLRERLPEHEGRTPLD; this is encoded by the coding sequence GTGACCATCACCCAGCTGACCGCCTTCCTCGCCGCTCTGGAGCACGGTTCCTTCACTGCTGCCGCGGCGAATCTGTCGATGACGCAGGCCTCGGTGTCGGAGCTCGTCGCCCGCCTGGAACGCGAGCTCGGCGTCACCCTGTTCACGCGCGGCAGCCGGCGCCTCGTGCCCACGGCGGCCGCGCTCGAGCTTCGGCCGCACGCGACCCAGGCGGTGAGCGCGGTGCAGAACGGCATCGACACGATCCAGGCGCTGACCTCGCTCGACCGCGGCACCTGCACCTTCGGGGTGCTCCGCAACGCGGCGTACTACGCGCTCGCCGATCTCGCCGAGACCTTCCACCACCGGCATCCGAACGTGCGGCTGCGCCTCGTGGGCATCAACTCCGCGCACGTCGCCCGATCGATCGCGAGCGGAGAACTCGAGGCCGGCCTGCTCGTGCTGCCCGTCGACGAGGATGGACTGGAGGTGCGCCCGCTCTTCCGCGACGAGGTGCTCTACGCCTCGGCCACCCGCCCGGCCGACGCCGGGCCCGTCACGATCGACGAGGTCGCGGCGGCCAAGCTCGTGCTCTACGACGCCTTCGCCGGGTGGGACGATCCGACCCGGCGCCAGCTGCTCGAGCGCGCACGGCTGCGCGGCCTGTCGATCGAGCCCGCGGTCGAGGTCGAGAACGTCGAGACCGCGCTGAGCCTCGTCGCGGCGGGGGCCGCCGACACCATCGTGTCGCGGTCGATCACCGAAGCCGAGGGCTTCGCCACCGGCATCCGCACCTTCCCCTTCGCCGAGCCGATGCACGACACGATCGCGCTGGTGAAGCGCGAGGGGATGCTGCTGTCGCCGGCGACCCAGCGGCTCGCGGAACTGGCGGAGCGGATGCTGCGCGAGAGGCTGCCCGAGCACGAGGGGCGCACCCCGCTCGACTGA
- a CDS encoding nitrilase-related carbon-nitrogen hydrolase translates to MPAAVDELRVAALSPEIVIGDVDANLERIREAIIAAGRRDARLIVLPELATSGYVFEDRAEAEKTALTADDARWDAVREVIPADAVVVVGYAEAAGSQLFNTAAVLTRDARLADYRKSHLWGAEKLVFDVGAEAGLVVDTSFGRLGVAICYDNEFPEVPRRLALAGADVLALPVNWPLVPRPEGEHAPELIQAMASARSSRLPVVIADRWGSERGVDWTDGTAIIDEQGWIVSFRAVMGATAVLSLAAVREKSLPPHNHLFDDRRGDLY, encoded by the coding sequence ATGCCTGCCGCTGTCGATGAACTGCGCGTCGCCGCACTGTCGCCCGAGATCGTGATCGGCGACGTCGACGCGAACCTCGAACGCATCCGAGAGGCGATCATCGCCGCGGGGCGTCGCGATGCGCGTCTGATCGTGCTCCCCGAGCTCGCCACGAGCGGGTACGTCTTCGAAGATCGTGCCGAGGCCGAGAAGACGGCGCTCACCGCCGACGATGCGCGGTGGGATGCCGTGCGCGAGGTGATCCCTGCGGATGCCGTGGTGGTGGTCGGCTACGCCGAGGCCGCCGGCTCGCAGCTGTTCAACACCGCGGCCGTGCTGACACGTGATGCGCGGCTGGCCGACTACCGCAAGTCCCACCTCTGGGGTGCCGAGAAGCTCGTCTTCGACGTCGGCGCCGAGGCCGGACTCGTCGTCGACACCTCGTTCGGACGCCTCGGTGTCGCGATCTGCTACGACAACGAGTTCCCCGAGGTGCCGCGCCGTCTGGCGCTCGCCGGAGCCGACGTGCTGGCGCTGCCGGTCAACTGGCCCCTGGTGCCGCGGCCCGAGGGCGAGCACGCCCCCGAGCTGATCCAGGCCATGGCATCCGCCCGCTCCTCCCGCCTGCCGGTGGTCATCGCCGATCGATGGGGCTCCGAGCGCGGGGTGGACTGGACCGACGGCACTGCGATCATCGACGAGCAGGGCTGGATCGTCTCGTTCCGTGCCGTGATGGGCGCGACCGCCGTGCTGTCTCTCGCCGCCGTACGCGAGAAGTCTCTGCCGCCGCACAACCACCTGTTCGACGACCGGCGGGGCGACCTGTACTGA
- a CDS encoding ester cyclase, giving the protein MPLDPVAYLPYKDPDDFIREVTDLIWVDRSIHYIRENYEPDSIVHGGLGTSSNRDEVIEGSLMRISATPDRTGQAEDVIWEARGDDAFLSSHLVLSGHLQTSEFSRTIANCLYRRGRMVEEWVVRDTLAGPLARGEDLDEVASAQTFRGFSGSWNEPAPADPIAKGDSGERPDEYRAEVEKVIDLIKTVWNDRDLQKVEKFFERDLVLLTVGNRLVIRPEGYRRALLRFLESFPGGQFEIRDIQTNYDVRYAGLRVAVVWKFVGDYNGVPNYGPLTGKPVDVLGISQFTFHNGALVKEVRLWDDIALRAQIQGQRGDEPVAFANIY; this is encoded by the coding sequence GTGCCTCTCGATCCGGTCGCCTATCTGCCGTACAAGGACCCCGATGACTTCATCCGTGAGGTCACCGACCTGATCTGGGTCGATCGGTCGATCCACTACATCCGCGAGAACTACGAGCCCGACTCGATCGTGCACGGCGGTCTCGGCACCTCCTCGAACCGCGACGAGGTCATCGAGGGTTCGCTCATGCGCATCTCGGCGACCCCCGACCGCACCGGGCAGGCCGAAGACGTCATCTGGGAGGCGCGCGGCGATGACGCGTTCCTCAGCTCGCACCTCGTGCTCTCCGGTCACCTGCAGACCTCCGAGTTCAGCCGCACGATCGCCAACTGCCTCTACCGGCGCGGCCGCATGGTCGAGGAGTGGGTCGTCCGTGACACTCTCGCGGGGCCCCTCGCACGCGGCGAGGACCTCGACGAGGTCGCCAGCGCACAGACCTTCCGCGGCTTCTCCGGATCCTGGAACGAGCCGGCGCCCGCCGACCCCATCGCGAAGGGCGACTCCGGAGAGCGCCCCGACGAGTACCGCGCCGAGGTCGAGAAGGTCATCGACCTGATCAAGACCGTCTGGAACGACCGCGATCTGCAGAAGGTCGAGAAGTTCTTCGAGCGCGACCTCGTGCTCCTGACGGTCGGCAACCGCCTCGTCATCCGTCCGGAGGGCTACCGTCGCGCACTGCTGCGCTTCCTCGAGTCGTTCCCCGGCGGTCAGTTCGAGATCCGCGACATCCAGACCAACTACGACGTGCGGTACGCGGGTCTCCGCGTGGCCGTCGTGTGGAAGTTCGTCGGCGACTACAACGGCGTCCCGAACTACGGACCGCTCACGGGCAAGCCGGTCGACGTGCTGGGCATCTCGCAGTTCACCTTCCACAACGGCGCCCTCGTGAAAGAGGTCCGTCTGTGGGACGACATCGCGCTTCGCGCGCAGATCCAAGGCCAGCGAGGCGACGAGCCCGTCGCCTTCGCCAACATCTACTGA
- a CDS encoding LacI family DNA-binding transcriptional regulator: MVVTSRDVARLAGVSQPTVSRALRDDSRVSDATKVRVREAAQLLGYVPSEAGRALSSGRTRRIGLLLTDLDNQFYSHIIAPVHRELEALGYQLMLHTETADNDTIVERLLANGLDGLILATTTVESAAPLRLKDRGLPFVYFNRIGSLIEADATVVDPVDGYKQAVDRAVELGHRRIGAVLGPTNTSTAQARESALRDAVLSHGLTLAEADTRKVSRFSADEGEAAAASLLSAPDRPTVLFCGNDVVAYGVLNAAHRAGLRVPEDLSVVGFDDLPEAAWPIVDLATVRYDIIGMAEAAADLIVRRIENREAPIENVRFASSFVPRRTLAAAQAG, encoded by the coding sequence ATGGTCGTCACGAGTCGCGATGTCGCGCGGTTGGCAGGGGTGTCGCAACCCACGGTCTCGCGGGCCCTGCGCGACGACTCCCGGGTGTCGGATGCGACCAAGGTGCGCGTGCGCGAGGCGGCCCAGCTGCTCGGCTACGTCCCCAGCGAAGCGGGACGCGCGCTCTCATCGGGGCGCACCCGGCGCATCGGACTGCTGCTGACCGACCTCGACAACCAGTTCTACTCGCACATCATCGCGCCCGTGCACCGGGAGCTCGAGGCCCTCGGGTATCAGCTCATGCTGCACACCGAGACCGCCGACAACGACACGATCGTCGAGCGTCTGCTGGCGAACGGTCTCGACGGCCTGATCCTCGCCACCACGACGGTCGAGTCCGCGGCGCCGCTGCGTCTCAAGGACCGCGGTCTGCCGTTCGTGTACTTCAACCGGATCGGGTCGCTGATCGAAGCGGATGCCACGGTGGTCGATCCGGTGGACGGCTACAAGCAGGCGGTCGACCGTGCCGTCGAGCTGGGGCACCGTCGCATCGGGGCCGTGCTCGGCCCCACGAACACGAGCACGGCGCAGGCGCGCGAATCCGCGCTGCGCGACGCGGTCCTCTCGCACGGGCTCACGCTCGCCGAGGCGGACACGCGCAAGGTCTCCCGGTTCAGCGCCGACGAGGGCGAGGCTGCGGCGGCATCGCTCCTGAGCGCGCCCGATCGCCCGACCGTGCTCTTCTGCGGCAACGACGTGGTCGCCTACGGCGTGCTGAACGCCGCACACCGCGCGGGACTCCGCGTGCCCGAGGATCTGTCGGTCGTCGGCTTCGACGATCTGCCCGAGGCCGCCTGGCCCATCGTGGATCTCGCCACGGTCCGCTACGACATCATCGGGATGGCCGAGGCTGCGGCCGACCTCATCGTGCGCCGCATCGAGAACCGCGAGGCCCCGATCGAGAACGTGCGCTTCGCGTCGTCGTTCGTGCCCCGTCGCACGCTCGCCGCCGCGCAGGCCGGTTGA
- the hisD gene encoding histidinol dehydrogenase encodes MPLHLKSAPTKTFADTAQQDVAERVRGIIGDIRENGDAAVRRYAEQFDNWSPESYRLSDAEIEQIIGTLSPQVIQDIEFVQTQVRRFAQAQRDSLVDIEVETLPGVFLGQKHVPVQAAGAYIPGGKYPLTASAHMTIITAKVAGVPRVVACTPPIRGEIPAATVAAMKMAGADEIYLLGGVQAVAAMAVGTESIEPVNMIAGPGNAYVAEAKRQLFGEVGIDLFAGPTEILIVADEHADPFFTAVDLLSQAEHGPDSPAVLVTTSQPLAEEVMDWIEKILPGMPTRDYAGPAWRDWGQVIVADDLDEAYRIADDFAFEHVQIFTENPREALTKMHDYGALFLGENTCVSYGDKVIGTNHVLPTLGAARYTGGLWVGKYLRTVTYQEVQNTESSAELGAVCGRAARVELFEGHARSGDARAWRHAGTEFDWIEDSHKAVAAAR; translated from the coding sequence ATGCCCCTGCATCTGAAGTCCGCGCCGACGAAGACGTTCGCGGACACCGCACAGCAGGACGTCGCCGAACGGGTCCGAGGGATCATCGGCGACATCCGCGAGAACGGCGACGCCGCCGTCCGGCGGTATGCCGAGCAGTTCGACAACTGGAGCCCGGAGTCCTACCGGCTGTCGGATGCCGAGATCGAGCAGATCATCGGCACGCTCTCGCCGCAGGTGATCCAGGACATCGAGTTCGTGCAGACGCAGGTCCGCCGCTTCGCCCAGGCGCAGCGCGACTCCCTCGTCGACATCGAGGTCGAGACCCTCCCCGGCGTCTTCCTGGGCCAGAAGCACGTCCCCGTGCAGGCGGCCGGTGCGTACATCCCGGGCGGAAAGTACCCGCTCACGGCATCCGCGCACATGACGATCATCACCGCGAAGGTCGCGGGCGTCCCTCGCGTCGTCGCGTGCACCCCGCCGATCCGCGGCGAGATCCCCGCCGCCACGGTCGCCGCCATGAAGATGGCGGGCGCGGACGAGATCTACCTCCTCGGCGGCGTGCAGGCCGTGGCCGCGATGGCCGTCGGCACCGAGTCGATCGAGCCGGTCAACATGATCGCCGGCCCCGGCAACGCCTATGTCGCCGAGGCGAAGCGCCAGCTCTTCGGCGAGGTCGGCATCGACCTGTTCGCCGGGCCCACCGAGATCCTCATCGTCGCCGACGAGCACGCCGACCCGTTCTTCACCGCCGTCGACCTGCTCTCCCAGGCCGAGCACGGCCCGGACTCCCCCGCGGTGCTCGTGACGACCTCGCAGCCGCTCGCGGAAGAGGTCATGGACTGGATCGAGAAGATCCTCCCCGGCATGCCGACGCGCGACTACGCCGGGCCCGCCTGGCGCGACTGGGGTCAGGTCATCGTCGCCGACGACCTCGACGAGGCCTACCGCATCGCCGACGACTTCGCCTTCGAGCACGTGCAGATCTTCACCGAGAACCCCCGCGAGGCCCTGACAAAGATGCACGACTACGGCGCGCTGTTCCTCGGTGAGAACACCTGTGTCTCTTACGGCGACAAGGTCATCGGCACCAACCACGTGCTGCCGACGCTCGGCGCTGCCCGGTACACCGGCGGCCTCTGGGTCGGCAAGTACCTGCGCACGGTCACGTACCAGGAGGTGCAGAACACGGAGTCGTCCGCCGAGCTCGGCGCCGTGTGCGGCCGCGCCGCCCGCGTGGAGCTCTTCGAGGGTCACGCCCGCTCCGGCGACGCCCGCGCCTGGCGCCATGCCGGCACGGAGTTCGACTGGATCGAAGACAGCCACAAGGCCGTCGCGGCAGCGCGATGA
- a CDS encoding SDR family oxidoreductase — translation MTDLTGRTAVVTGGGSGLGAAIARSLLAAGADVVLVGRDETKLAATASALGSRARGLACDVSDAASVEALREALGDTEVSILVNNAGIPGPVAALTDIGVDDWDEVFAVNVRGTYLLCKALLPGMIARGDGDVINIASVSGKRPLAHRTPYCASKMAVIGLTSTLAFEVGPAGVRVNSLSPGPVQGPRMERNFRLEAERSGTTVDDAEQVFVSRAALGRMVTEEEVGAAVLAMLAMPGMCGADVDLSAGMVA, via the coding sequence ATGACCGACCTCACGGGGCGCACAGCCGTGGTGACCGGCGGCGGCAGCGGGCTCGGGGCGGCCATCGCCCGCTCGCTGCTCGCCGCCGGCGCCGACGTCGTGCTCGTCGGCCGTGACGAGACGAAGCTCGCCGCAACGGCATCCGCTCTCGGGTCGCGGGCACGCGGGCTCGCGTGCGACGTGTCGGACGCGGCATCCGTCGAGGCTCTGCGTGAAGCGCTCGGCGACACCGAGGTGTCGATCCTCGTGAACAACGCCGGCATCCCCGGTCCGGTCGCGGCGCTCACCGACATCGGCGTCGACGACTGGGACGAGGTGTTCGCCGTGAACGTGCGCGGAACCTACCTGCTCTGCAAGGCGCTGCTGCCCGGCATGATCGCGCGCGGCGACGGCGATGTCATCAACATCGCGTCGGTGTCGGGCAAGCGCCCGCTCGCACACCGCACCCCGTACTGCGCGTCGAAGATGGCCGTGATCGGCCTCACCTCGACGCTCGCGTTCGAGGTCGGCCCCGCGGGCGTGCGGGTGAACTCGCTCTCGCCCGGCCCGGTGCAGGGGCCGCGGATGGAGCGGAACTTCCGCCTCGAGGCCGAACGATCCGGCACCACGGTCGACGACGCCGAGCAGGTGTTCGTCTCGCGCGCCGCGCTCGGACGCATGGTCACCGAGGAAGAGGTCGGCGCCGCGGTCCTCGCGATGCTGGCGATGCCGGGCATGTGCGGGGCCGACGTCGACCTGTCGGCGGGCATGGTCGCCTGA
- a CDS encoding HpcH/HpaI aldolase family protein: MASSLRARARAGEKLLGALLRMPSEELVEMLAVAEFDFVLIDCEHGPADITALRNHIALAAVHGVPVIVRVGENDRGQILRVLDQGAEGILAPHLDTAADAAALVDASLYPPVGHRGFATYSRAGRFGETPPAEHLDWWLENTLVLGMIESPGGVRNVEGIVATPRLDGILVGPADLAASSGPDDLPLADAIAAVHGALAAAGSLRMDIVGTRAAAEASFAGGADLVIYNLASSLMQHLRDLASPAR, encoded by the coding sequence ATGGCTTCGTCATTGCGGGCGCGCGCACGAGCGGGCGAGAAGCTGCTCGGCGCTCTGCTGCGGATGCCGTCGGAGGAGCTCGTCGAGATGCTCGCGGTCGCGGAGTTCGACTTCGTGCTGATCGACTGCGAGCACGGCCCCGCCGACATCACGGCGCTGCGGAACCACATCGCCCTCGCGGCCGTGCACGGCGTGCCCGTGATCGTGCGGGTCGGCGAGAACGACCGCGGCCAGATCCTGCGGGTGCTCGACCAGGGCGCCGAGGGCATCCTCGCGCCGCACCTCGACACCGCAGCGGATGCCGCCGCTCTCGTCGACGCCTCGCTGTATCCGCCGGTCGGTCACCGTGGCTTCGCGACCTACAGTCGTGCGGGTCGCTTCGGCGAGACGCCGCCCGCCGAGCACCTTGACTGGTGGCTCGAGAACACGCTGGTGCTCGGCATGATCGAGTCGCCGGGCGGTGTGCGGAACGTCGAGGGCATCGTCGCGACGCCGCGCCTCGACGGCATCCTGGTGGGCCCTGCCGACCTGGCCGCGAGTTCCGGCCCCGACGACCTGCCGCTGGCCGACGCCATCGCCGCGGTGCACGGCGCCCTGGCTGCGGCGGGTTCGCTGCGCATGGACATCGTCGGCACTCGTGCCGCGGCCGAAGCGTCCTTCGCCGGCGGCGCCGACCTCGTCATCTACAACCTGGCCTCATCCCTCATGCAGCACCTGCGCGACCTGGCCTCGCCGGCGCGCTGA
- a CDS encoding alpha/beta fold hydrolase — MSSLVLLAGMNCTADLWADAGLDGAIQPALDRPSIPDQVEALLAELPERFVLVGHSLGAIVAMSLALAAPERVVGLCLVSTNAKAPTDAQRDGWREWLAALDAGTDARELQRRILPALLGAAAVRDRPDLVERTLAMGTATGAVRLRAQLELQFDRGDLLARLPALRVPTLVVSGLDDAICPPHFHTEIVTRMSDARLVTLDAGHLLPLERGEAFGALLRSWQGQLADAGARAL; from the coding sequence GTGTCGTCGCTGGTCCTGCTCGCCGGCATGAACTGCACCGCCGATCTGTGGGCGGATGCCGGACTCGACGGGGCGATCCAGCCGGCGCTGGATCGCCCCTCCATCCCCGACCAGGTCGAGGCGCTGCTGGCGGAGCTGCCGGAGCGCTTCGTGCTCGTCGGGCACTCGCTCGGGGCGATCGTCGCGATGTCGCTCGCGCTGGCGGCGCCCGAGCGAGTGGTCGGGCTGTGCCTGGTCTCGACCAACGCGAAGGCGCCAACAGATGCGCAGCGCGACGGCTGGCGGGAATGGCTCGCCGCGCTCGACGCTGGAACGGATGCCCGGGAGCTGCAGCGCCGCATCCTGCCGGCACTGCTCGGTGCTGCGGCGGTGCGCGATCGGCCGGACCTGGTCGAGCGGACGCTCGCGATGGGCACGGCGACGGGTGCTGTACGGTTGCGCGCCCAATTGGAGCTGCAGTTCGACCGTGGCGATCTGCTCGCACGGCTGCCTGCGCTGCGGGTTCCGACGCTCGTCGTGTCGGGGCTCGACGACGCGATCTGCCCGCCGCACTTCCACACCGAGATCGTGACGCGCATGTCCGACGCCCGGCTCGTCACCCTCGACGCCGGGCACCTGCTGCCGCTCGAGCGCGGGGAGGCCTTCGGTGCGCTGCTGCGTTCGTGGCAGGGTCAGCTGGCGGATGCCGGGGCCCGCGCGTTATGA
- a CDS encoding carbohydrate ABC transporter permease: protein MSLTSAELSTRAIVTKGAPKRKRRGQNRPPYITGLLLGILCVVVLSPFIWMTLSVTKPTDVAFSNPPVLWDYQPTLQAFVDLWQTTYFADYLVNTVVVAIVSTVIALVIGIPAAYALSRFPSYVSAILLVLALIFRALPRFAVVLPMYDISRALGIYDTTFALAIALVAINQPFTIWLLRNFFAEIPKELDEAAMIDGCTRIGMLRRVMIPLMGPGILTAGIFVFLFAFQEYLTALVLTDTSSKTVPVFIATQLGQTLPMLQQAGAASMLLTIPVFVIAFIAQKYLVAGLSDGAVKG from the coding sequence ATGAGTCTCACCTCCGCAGAGCTCTCGACGAGGGCCATCGTCACGAAGGGCGCACCGAAGCGCAAGCGTCGCGGTCAGAACCGCCCGCCGTACATCACCGGTCTGCTGCTCGGCATCCTCTGCGTGGTCGTGCTGAGCCCGTTCATCTGGATGACGCTGTCGGTGACCAAGCCCACCGACGTCGCCTTCTCCAACCCGCCGGTGCTCTGGGACTACCAGCCGACGTTGCAGGCGTTCGTCGACCTGTGGCAGACGACCTACTTCGCGGACTACCTCGTGAACACCGTGGTCGTCGCCATCGTGTCGACCGTGATCGCGCTGGTCATCGGCATCCCGGCGGCCTATGCGCTGTCGCGGTTCCCGAGCTACGTCTCGGCCATCCTGCTGGTGCTCGCGCTGATCTTCCGTGCGCTGCCGCGGTTCGCGGTCGTGCTGCCGATGTACGACATCAGCCGCGCGCTGGGCATCTACGACACCACGTTCGCGCTCGCGATCGCTCTGGTCGCGATCAACCAGCCGTTCACGATCTGGCTGCTGCGCAACTTCTTCGCCGAGATCCCCAAGGAGCTCGACGAGGCGGCCATGATCGACGGCTGCACGAGGATCGGAATGCTGCGCCGTGTCATGATCCCGCTGATGGGCCCCGGCATCCTCACCGCCGGCATCTTCGTGTTCCTGTTCGCGTTCCAGGAGTACCTCACCGCCCTCGTGCTCACCGACACCTCGTCGAAGACGGTGCCGGTGTTCATCGCCACGCAGCTCGGGCAGACCCTGCCGATGCTGCAACAGGCGGGAGCCGCGTCGATGCTGCTTACGATCCCCGTGTTCGTGATCGCGTTCATCGCCCAGAAGTATCTCGTCGCGGGACTCAGCGACGGCGCCGTCAAGGGCTGA
- a CDS encoding carbohydrate ABC transporter permease, whose product MKAREFWLLFAPSLLVMGALLVLPLVRTVQWSFEQVRYGTPGTFVGLENFTDALTDPRFHKAVLFTVAVTVVTTAILLVFGYIIATGINRITTSRPLVLGIMLVSYVLPNLVGAVAFSWLFDDNFGGVVNRLIGFFGGSQVLWFTDQVPNAILVIANTVWHMLPFAMLIILAGLQGVPNELKEAAKIDGANGFQTHINVIIPTIRGVLGFVTLITIMDVLRMFDNLIPLSPQAQNIGNESIMLYVYSVAFADGAENLGLGSAINVLTILLILIMLIPFIRGIFKEAKAER is encoded by the coding sequence ATGAAGGCACGCGAATTCTGGCTGCTCTTCGCTCCGAGCCTGCTGGTGATGGGTGCACTCCTCGTGCTCCCCCTGGTGCGCACGGTGCAGTGGAGCTTCGAACAGGTCCGCTACGGCACACCGGGCACGTTCGTCGGGTTGGAGAACTTCACCGACGCCCTGACCGATCCCCGGTTCCACAAGGCGGTGCTCTTCACGGTGGCCGTCACGGTCGTCACCACCGCCATCCTGCTGGTGTTCGGGTACATCATCGCCACCGGCATCAACCGCATCACCACATCCCGCCCGCTGGTCCTCGGCATCATGCTCGTCTCGTACGTGCTGCCGAACCTCGTCGGCGCCGTCGCGTTCTCGTGGCTCTTCGACGACAACTTCGGCGGGGTCGTGAACCGGCTGATCGGCTTCTTCGGCGGCTCGCAGGTGCTCTGGTTCACAGACCAGGTCCCGAACGCGATCCTCGTCATCGCGAACACGGTGTGGCACATGCTGCCGTTCGCGATGCTCATCATCCTCGCGGGCCTCCAGGGCGTGCCCAACGAGCTGAAGGAGGCCGCGAAGATCGACGGCGCCAACGGCTTCCAGACGCACATCAACGTGATCATCCCGACCATCCGGGGCGTGCTCGGCTTCGTGACGCTGATCACGATCATGGACGTGCTGCGCATGTTCGACAACCTGATCCCGCTGTCGCCGCAGGCGCAGAACATCGGGAACGAGTCGATCATGCTCTACGTCTACTCGGTGGCGTTCGCCGACGGGGCCGAGAACCTCGGTCTCGGCAGTGCGATCAACGTGCTCACCATCCTCCTGATCCTCATCATGCTGATCCCGTTCATCCGGGGCATCTTCAAGGAAGCGAAGGCCGAACGATGA